A window from Saprospiraceae bacterium encodes these proteins:
- a CDS encoding transposase, which translates to MAIESTGGYENNWYNQLVSFDKRIIMFRINPLRTHHESKKNMHRNINDAISSEIIARHVSENYEELEKAKPRSLHFYTAKQMHKTIQGFIKQKTRNINQLEKVVYSCIPGLLTFSKNGMPKYMYKVLQKYPSKAKILNAKTASLAKIKGLTMEKAEAIQKAVKLDSGSGNTILTELNIKTLAQTINLFSTQIKELQSELAKHGANDLADLLVTIPGCGIESAVSLSIEIEDINRFNSAASLCCYFGVHPENHTSGDISKKPKMSKKGSSSYRGTIYMVAKNAIMYDPYFKEVYSNQRAKGKTYNDALGVIMNKLTRVIYGMLTNKEAYDSSKPKTQKNKPVDADQQIEKLEKETADYKAELEKMQNAPVSRRAENKIKKAMEESQNSIEELRTRSKPLPSANI; encoded by the coding sequence TTGGCTATTGAAAGTACCGGTGGGTATGAAAACAATTGGTATAATCAATTGGTAAGTTTTGATAAGCGAATCATCATGTTCAGGATTAATCCGTTGCGGACACATCATGAGTCAAAAAAGAATATGCATCGCAATATTAATGACGCCATCAGTAGTGAAATTATAGCTAGGCATGTATCTGAAAATTATGAAGAACTAGAGAAAGCCAAGCCTAGATCCTTACATTTTTATACTGCGAAACAGATGCACAAAACTATACAAGGATTTATTAAACAAAAGACGAGAAATATCAACCAACTTGAGAAAGTAGTGTATAGTTGTATTCCTGGTCTTTTAACTTTTAGTAAAAATGGCATGCCAAAATACATGTATAAAGTACTTCAAAAGTATCCATCAAAGGCAAAGATATTAAATGCGAAAACAGCTTCATTGGCTAAAATCAAAGGGTTAACCATGGAGAAGGCTGAGGCCATCCAAAAAGCGGTGAAGCTAGATTCAGGTTCGGGTAATACGATACTTACTGAGCTGAATATTAAAACATTGGCCCAAACTATTAACTTATTCTCCACCCAGATCAAAGAACTTCAATCAGAACTTGCTAAACACGGAGCCAACGACTTAGCGGATTTATTAGTCACAATTCCTGGTTGCGGCATCGAGTCAGCAGTGTCATTAAGCATAGAAATAGAAGATATAAATCGATTTAACAGTGCCGCATCACTTTGTTGCTATTTTGGAGTACACCCAGAAAACCATACAAGTGGTGATATATCAAAGAAACCTAAAATGAGCAAAAAAGGAAGTAGTTCATATAGGGGTACAATATACATGGTAGCTAAAAATGCGATTATGTATGACCCTTATTTTAAAGAGGTATATTCAAATCAAAGAGCGAAAGGTAAGACCTATAACGATGCTTTAGGTGTAATAATGAACAAGTTAACAAGAGTAATCTATGGTATGCTTACAAACAAAGAGGCATACGATTCATCAAAACCTAAAACACAAAAAAACAAACCAGTAGACGCAGATCAGCAAATAGAGAAGTTGGAAAAAGAAACCGCAGATTATAAGGCAGAGCTAGAAAAGATGCAAAACGCACCAGTTTCTCGAAGAGCAGAAAATAAAATAAAAAAGGCAATGGAAGAGTCTCAAAACTCAATTGAAGAGTTGCGCACGAGATCAAAACCATTACCAAGTGCAAACATATAA
- the ltrA gene encoding group II intron reverse transcriptase/maturase, translating into MQPAGQGEGNNSSLFNDELPVWYDGSGKVCPKWTSRCWQEREQTMNVLEEIASLRNLVKAYRHVKTNAGSPGVDGIDVKEFGKWFRTHHGALKTEILNGDYRPSLVRGVEIPKPKGGKRLLGIPTVKDRVVQQAISQVMVRYYEVTFTESSHGFRPGRGTESALKLAQSHVKTGKTRVVDIDLEKFFDEVNHSRLMWHLSLRMGDKRLLDLIRKILRSGILLGGVSHQRIKGTPQGSPLSPLLSNIVLDELDQELARRGLSYVRYADDVLIFVRSKQSAERVYVSISEYITKKMRLKVNVEKSGVRKVHEVAFLGHSLGGGGRLYLSKPSELRLKSKLKDLTSRRRGISLDQLIKEVNSLLRGWLQYFKRSEMKSKIERINSWLKRRIRCFRIKQCKRKIGIVRFLRSQGVSEKLSWLTALSGKGWWRLSNTPGTNIGMNNEWFTKIGYYDLVSNYNHLHKST; encoded by the coding sequence ATGCAACCTGCTGGACAGGGAGAAGGAAATAATAGCAGCCTATTCAATGATGAACTACCCGTATGGTACGACGGAAGTGGAAAGGTATGTCCGAAGTGGACTTCCAGATGCTGGCAAGAGAGAGAACAGACGATGAACGTACTGGAAGAGATAGCGTCGCTAAGGAATCTAGTAAAAGCCTACCGACACGTGAAAACGAACGCAGGTAGTCCGGGAGTAGATGGAATAGATGTCAAGGAGTTCGGAAAATGGTTTAGAACGCACCATGGAGCACTAAAGACAGAAATCCTAAACGGAGACTATCGCCCTTCATTAGTACGTGGAGTAGAGATACCGAAACCCAAAGGGGGCAAAAGGCTACTGGGCATACCGACGGTAAAAGACCGAGTTGTACAGCAAGCAATTAGCCAAGTGATGGTAAGGTATTATGAAGTTACATTTACGGAAAGCAGCCATGGATTTAGGCCAGGCCGTGGAACAGAGAGCGCACTAAAGTTAGCCCAGTCACACGTTAAAACAGGGAAGACACGAGTAGTCGACATCGACTTAGAGAAATTCTTTGATGAAGTGAATCATAGCCGATTGATGTGGCATCTGAGTTTACGGATGGGTGACAAACGATTACTAGACCTAATCAGAAAGATACTACGTAGTGGCATACTGTTAGGTGGCGTATCGCATCAACGGATAAAGGGGACACCACAAGGAAGCCCACTGAGTCCGTTGTTATCCAACATCGTATTAGATGAACTGGACCAAGAACTGGCTAGGCGTGGACTGAGTTATGTAAGATACGCAGATGACGTTTTGATCTTTGTAAGAAGTAAACAAAGTGCCGAACGGGTATATGTTAGCATTAGCGAATACATAACTAAGAAAATGCGTCTGAAAGTAAATGTAGAAAAGAGCGGAGTACGGAAAGTACATGAAGTAGCGTTTTTAGGTCATAGTCTAGGTGGTGGTGGTCGCCTTTATCTAAGTAAGCCGAGCGAATTACGACTTAAGTCGAAGCTAAAAGATCTGACATCACGTCGACGTGGGATCAGTCTGGATCAGTTGATAAAGGAAGTAAATAGCTTATTGCGTGGTTGGTTACAATACTTCAAGAGATCAGAAATGAAATCGAAGATAGAAAGAATCAACAGCTGGCTGAAAAGACGAATAAGATGCTTTAGGATAAAACAATGCAAACGCAAGATTGGTATTGTCAGATTCCTAAGGAGCCAAGGCGTAAGTGAGAAATTGAGCTGGCTGACAGCCCTAAGTGGCAAAGGCTGGTGGCGTCTATCAAACACTCCAGGCACCAATATCGGGATGAATAACGAGTGGTTTACAAAGATTGGATACTACGATTTAGTCTCCAACTACAACCATCTGCACAAATCCACCTAA
- a CDS encoding T9SS type A sorting domain-containing protein has product MINNGSNQDQVKSVENILQVFPNPANTSSNFIINSSLMQEADGNIIILDVAGKIVKELRYSADQKIFIETPEKPGIFIVMIKSDNGKSEKTRLAVE; this is encoded by the coding sequence ATCATCAACAATGGCAGCAATCAGGACCAGGTAAAGAGTGTTGAGAACATACTTCAGGTATTTCCAAATCCTGCCAATACTTCTTCCAATTTTATCATCAACTCGAGTCTGATGCAGGAGGCAGATGGCAATATCATAATCCTTGATGTGGCAGGAAAAATAGTAAAAGAATTGAGGTATTCAGCAGATCAAAAGATCTTCATTGAGACTCCCGAAAAGCCGGGTATATTTATAGTCATGATCAAATCTGATAATGGCAAATCCGAAAAAACCAGATTGGCAGTAGAATAA
- a CDS encoding T9SS type A sorting domain-containing protein, with protein sequence MSYDDFTPNVGTTYFYWVRAASDNGGSNISAFSTGNSGFRVFSGSIINNGSNQDQVKSVENILQVFPNPANTSSNFIINSSLMQEADGNIIILDVAGKIVKELRYSADQKIFIETPEKPGIFIVMIKSDNGKSESARFIVD encoded by the coding sequence ATGAGTTATGATGACTTTACGCCCAATGTAGGGACAACCTACTTCTACTGGGTAAGAGCAGCATCTGATAATGGAGGATCCAATATCTCAGCTTTCAGTACTGGAAATAGTGGCTTCAGGGTCTTTTCCGGCAGTATCATCAACAATGGCAGCAATCAGGACCAGGTAAAGAGTGTTGAGAACATACTTCAGGTATTTCCAAATCCTGCCAATACTTCTTCCAATTTTATCATCAACTCGAGTCTGATGCAGGAGGCAGATGGCAATATCATAATCCTTGATGTGGCAGGAAAAATAGTAAAAGAATTGAGGTATTCAGCAGATCAAAAGATCTTCATTGAGACTCCCGAAAAGCCGGGTATATTTATAGTCATGATCAAATCTGATAATGGCAAATCCGAATCCGCAAGATTTATTGTGGATTAG
- a CDS encoding M36 family metallopeptidase, whose product MNHVYFQQYFDGVPVHNAILGAHIKADNTLFSQTSTFINVAEGSLSISETAVTHENAIRIASKHFGYIVPTEFKIKNQAVGKNRKTVYFGGDVSQDAIPVELIWLPLGNATATLCWQVQIHEPNGANYWSVRIDANSGEVLDKHNMVITCSFGISEAKCNHSEVEHNIQRTFMPPTAFKEEFSQEMEMLSPADGSSYRVFREPAESPIHTSTVSPADGRTIAVEPAHPVASPFGWHDTDGVAGAEFTITRGNNTHAYTDLDANDIPDPGTSPDGGAGLDFNTPLDLTMGPTTYRPSAVVNLFYWNNYMHDFAHKYGFDEASGNFQVNNYGRGGTGGDDVRAEAQDGSATNNATFLTLPEGQRPRMHMFVWTNTNPNRDSDFDNGIIAHEYAHGISTRLAGGPATTACLSGQEQMGEGWSDYYSLMTTSLPTDVANTPRGIGTYVLGQPTTGAGIRPRRYTPDMTVNEVTYDFIKTASIPHGVGFVWATMLWDLTWALRDRHGLTAGTDISINLVNQGLKLQVCNAGFVDGRNAIIQADMALNGGANVCLIWQVFARRGLGFSASQGLSSSRSDGTQAFDLPPSCIGVATPSGVLASDGTFNDKVRVTWNGNPGNWFRVYRNTTNDSGTAAALGSWQNTTTYDDASAVAGTTYHYWVRAASDNTGANISAFSTGDTGFRATSGPTVTVPASVQASDGTFTDKVRVTWTDTWQLVQSVQKYY is encoded by the coding sequence TTGAATCATGTTTATTTTCAGCAATATTTTGATGGTGTACCTGTACACAACGCTATTTTGGGAGCTCATATTAAAGCAGATAATACCTTGTTTTCGCAAACTTCTACATTTATAAATGTAGCTGAAGGTAGCCTTAGTATATCTGAAACTGCAGTAACTCATGAAAATGCTATAAGAATAGCTTCCAAACATTTTGGTTATATTGTCCCGACTGAATTTAAAATAAAAAATCAAGCTGTTGGTAAAAACAGAAAAACAGTTTATTTTGGTGGAGATGTATCTCAGGATGCCATACCGGTAGAATTGATTTGGCTTCCTTTGGGAAATGCAACAGCAACATTGTGCTGGCAGGTTCAGATTCATGAACCCAATGGGGCTAATTATTGGTCAGTCAGAATAGATGCTAATTCTGGTGAAGTTTTGGACAAACATAACATGGTGATCACATGCAGTTTTGGCATTTCAGAAGCAAAATGTAATCATTCAGAAGTGGAGCACAATATCCAAAGGACATTTATGCCACCGACAGCTTTTAAGGAAGAATTCTCACAAGAGATGGAGATGTTAAGCCCAGCGGATGGCAGCAGTTACAGAGTTTTTAGAGAACCGGCTGAAAGCCCTATTCACACAAGCACGGTATCACCCGCAGATGGCAGGACTATTGCTGTTGAACCAGCTCATCCTGTTGCCTCTCCTTTCGGTTGGCATGACACTGATGGTGTGGCCGGCGCTGAATTTACGATCACCAGGGGCAATAATACACATGCATATACAGATCTTGACGCAAATGATATTCCTGATCCGGGGACTTCACCTGATGGAGGTGCAGGATTGGATTTTAATACACCATTGGATTTGACTATGGGACCTACTACATATAGACCATCTGCGGTAGTCAATCTTTTTTATTGGAATAATTATATGCATGATTTTGCTCATAAATATGGCTTTGATGAAGCCAGTGGCAATTTTCAGGTAAATAATTATGGCAGAGGCGGCACAGGTGGTGATGATGTCAGAGCCGAAGCTCAGGATGGTTCAGCTACCAATAATGCTACTTTTCTGACACTTCCGGAAGGCCAGAGACCCAGAATGCACATGTTTGTATGGACAAATACTAACCCAAACAGGGATAGCGATTTTGATAATGGAATCATAGCTCACGAGTATGCTCACGGTATTTCTACAAGATTGGCAGGTGGCCCAGCTACCACAGCTTGCTTGAGTGGTCAGGAACAGATGGGAGAAGGATGGAGCGATTATTATTCTTTGATGACTACTTCCTTGCCTACCGATGTGGCCAATACTCCAAGAGGTATTGGAACCTATGTGCTTGGACAACCTACGACAGGTGCCGGGATAAGACCCAGAAGGTACACTCCGGATATGACAGTAAATGAAGTTACCTATGATTTTATTAAAACTGCTTCAATTCCTCATGGTGTTGGATTTGTCTGGGCAACGATGCTTTGGGATCTTACTTGGGCATTGAGAGACAGACATGGACTTACAGCAGGCACAGACATTTCTATCAATTTGGTAAATCAAGGCCTAAAACTTCAGGTTTGTAATGCAGGTTTTGTAGATGGCAGAAATGCAATCATTCAGGCTGATATGGCATTGAACGGAGGAGCTAATGTCTGTCTTATCTGGCAGGTATTCGCTCGACGAGGGCTTGGATTTAGTGCTTCTCAGGGACTGTCTTCCAGCCGTTCAGATGGTACTCAGGCTTTTGACCTTCCACCATCTTGCATTGGAGTTGCTACACCTTCAGGAGTACTCGCATCAGACGGCACATTTAATGATAAAGTTAGGGTGACATGGAATGGCAATCCCGGCAACTGGTTCAGAGTGTACAGAAATACCACCAATGATTCAGGTACAGCAGCAGCATTGGGTAGCTGGCAAAATACCACTACTTACGATGATGCTTCAGCTGTAGCAGGCACGACCTACCACTATTGGGTGAGAGCCGCATCTGATAATACGGGAGCCAATATATCTGCCTTTAGTACGGGAGACACCGGCTTCAGAGCCACATCAGGACCTACCGTTACTGTTCCTGCAAGTGTACAGGCATCAGACGGCACATTTACCGACAAAGTAAGAGTGACATGGACAGATACCTGGCAACTGGTTCAGAGTGTACAGAAATACTACTAA
- a CDS encoding transposase → MAIESTGGYENNWYNQLVSFDKRIIMFRINPLRTHHESKKNMHRNINDAISSEIIARHVSENYEELEKAKPRSLHFYTAKQMHKTIQGFIKQKTRNINQLEKVVYSCIPGLLTFSKNGMPKYMYKLLQKYPSKAKILNAKTASLAKIKGLTMEKAEAIQKAVKLDSGSGNTILTELNIKTLAQTINLFSTQIKELQSELAKHGANDLADLLVTIPGCGIESAVSLSIEIEDINRFNSAASLCCYFGVHPENHTSGDISKKPKMSKKGSSSYRGTIYMVAKNAIMYDPYFKEVYSNQRAKGKTYNDALGVIMNKLTRVIYGMLTNKEAYDSSKPKTQKKQTSRRRSANREVGKKKPQIIRQS, encoded by the coding sequence TTGGCTATTGAAAGTACCGGTGGGTATGAAAACAATTGGTATAATCAATTGGTAAGTTTTGATAAGCGAATCATCATGTTCAGGATTAATCCGTTGCGGACACATCATGAGTCAAAAAAGAATATGCATCGCAATATTAATGACGCCATCAGTAGTGAAATTATAGCTAGGCATGTATCTGAAAATTATGAGGAACTAGAGAAAGCCAAGCCTAGATCCTTACATTTTTATACTGCGAAACAGATGCACAAAACTATACAAGGATTTATTAAACAAAAGACGAGAAATATCAACCAACTTGAGAAAGTAGTGTATAGTTGTATTCCTGGTCTTTTAACTTTTAGTAAAAATGGCATGCCAAAATACATGTATAAATTACTTCAAAAGTATCCATCAAAGGCAAAGATATTAAATGCGAAAACAGCTTCTTTGGCTAAAATCAAAGGGTTAACCATGGAGAAGGCTGAGGCCATCCAAAAAGCGGTGAAGCTAGATTCAGGGTCGGGTAATACGATACTTACTGAGCTAAATATTAAAACATTGGCCCAAACTATTAACTTATTCTCCACCCAGATCAAAGAACTTCAATCAGAACTTGCTAAACACGGAGCCAACGACTTAGCGGATTTATTAGTCACAATTCCTGGTTGCGGCATCGAGTCAGCAGTGTCATTAAGCATAGAAATAGAAGATATAAATCGATTTAACAGTGCCGCATCACTTTGTTGCTATTTTGGAGTACACCCAGAAAACCATACAAGTGGTGATATATCAAAGAAACCTAAAATGAGCAAAAAAGGAAGTAGTTCATATAGGGGTACAATATACATGGTAGCTAAAAATGCGATTATGTATGACCCTTATTTTAAAGAGGTATATTCAAATCAAAGAGCGAAAGGTAAGACCTATAACGATGCTTTAGGTGTAATAATGAACAAGTTAACAAGAGTGATCTATGGTATGCTTACAAACAAAGAGGCATACGATTCATCAAAACCTAAAACACAAAAAAAACAAACCAGTAGACGCAGATCAGCAAATAGAGAAGTTGGAAAAAAGAAACCGCAGATTATAAGGCAGAGCTAG
- a CDS encoding protein-L-isoaspartate(D-aspartate) O-methyltransferase, translated as MQDTHRHKGLRQKLINELRTKGITDERILSAFMDIPRHYFLDKAFSDWAYKDVAFPIDADQTISQPYTVAVQTTLLDIKKGDKILEIGTGSGYQACVLSYLGAKVYTIERQKKLFDKTSRFLHDIGFGQVRTLYGDGYLGAPRFAPFDKILLTAAATEIPQKLIDQLKPDGIMVVPLGSGDIQQMKRIIKNTDGTIREENYGNYRFVPFLKGIQG; from the coding sequence TTGCAAGATACCCACAGACATAAAGGATTGAGACAAAAGCTCATCAATGAATTGCGCACCAAAGGCATCACTGACGAACGTATTCTCAGTGCATTCATGGACATACCCAGACACTATTTTTTGGACAAAGCTTTTTCTGACTGGGCTTACAAAGATGTAGCATTCCCTATAGATGCAGACCAGACGATTTCACAGCCATACACCGTGGCAGTGCAGACGACTCTTCTGGATATCAAAAAAGGAGATAAAATTCTGGAGATAGGCACCGGGTCAGGTTATCAGGCATGTGTCTTGTCTTACCTTGGAGCCAAAGTCTATACCATAGAAAGACAAAAAAAACTTTTTGACAAAACATCGAGATTTCTCCACGATATCGGTTTCGGACAAGTGCGCACGCTATACGGAGACGGATATCTTGGCGCTCCGCGATTTGCTCCCTTTGACAAAATTCTGCTTACAGCCGCAGCCACCGAAATACCACAAAAACTCATCGACCAGCTGAAACCTGACGGCATCATGGTCGTCCCTCTTGGAAGCGGTGATATCCAGCAAATGAAGCGTATCATCAAAAACACAGACGGCACCATCCGAGAAGAAAATTATGGCAACTACAGATTCGTCCCCTTCCTGAAAGGTATCCAGGGCTAA
- the cutA gene encoding divalent cation tolerance protein CutA has protein sequence MEILLFYVPCGSKDDAEYLVNKLLDIGKIACGNVISSHSLFVWDGNINKEN, from the coding sequence ATGGAAATCTTATTGTTTTATGTGCCGTGTGGTTCAAAAGATGATGCTGAATATTTAGTAAATAAACTATTGGACATTGGTAAGATAGCTTGTGGAAATGTCATTTCCTCACATAGCCTTTTCGTTTGGGATGGCAATATCAACAAGGAAAATTAA
- the pfkA gene encoding 6-phosphofructokinase codes for MSSVKRIAVFTSGGDAPGMNAAVRAVVRTAVYHDLHVYGIYRGYDGMVNGDIKRLDVGDVANIIQRGGTVLKTARSEAFRTPEGRKQAFESLTAHDIDGVVAIGGNGTYTGADIFMKEYKIPFVGLPGTIDNDIFGTDYTIGFDTAINTAIEAVDKIRDTADSHNRLFFVEVMGRHAGFIALHTGIGSGAGAIFLPETETTIDELNSTLRKSVKRQKLFNLVIVAEGNTNGDAHQLANEIKSRNPHFDIKVTIIGHLQRGGSPTAMDRVLASRMGHSAVKALIRGEGGVALGIINDKITYTPFLDAISKNKTLNKDLVKMAEILAL; via the coding sequence ATGAGTAGTGTAAAAAGAATCGCAGTGTTTACTTCAGGAGGAGATGCTCCCGGCATGAATGCAGCTGTAAGGGCCGTCGTCAGAACAGCCGTATATCACGATCTGCATGTATATGGTATATATAGAGGATACGATGGTATGGTCAATGGTGATATCAAAAGACTGGATGTCGGTGATGTAGCCAATATCATTCAGCGTGGTGGTACGGTACTAAAGACAGCCAGAAGTGAGGCGTTTCGTACACCTGAAGGCAGAAAACAAGCTTTTGAATCTCTGACAGCACATGATATTGATGGAGTAGTAGCTATCGGCGGCAATGGTACTTACACCGGTGCTGATATATTTATGAAGGAGTACAAAATACCTTTTGTTGGACTTCCGGGCACCATCGATAATGACATATTTGGCACAGACTACACCATCGGATTTGATACAGCCATCAATACAGCCATCGAAGCGGTGGATAAGATCAGGGACACCGCAGACTCCCACAACCGTTTATTTTTTGTGGAAGTGATGGGGAGACATGCGGGATTTATTGCCTTGCACACGGGTATTGGCAGTGGCGCAGGTGCTATCTTCCTGCCTGAAACGGAGACCACTATCGATGAACTCAACAGCACACTCCGAAAATCAGTAAAACGACAGAAACTTTTCAATCTCGTCATCGTAGCGGAAGGAAATACTAATGGAGATGCTCACCAGCTGGCCAATGAAATAAAAAGCAGAAATCCGCATTTTGATATAAAAGTGACTATCATAGGCCATCTTCAGCGAGGAGGATCACCTACTGCCATGGATCGCGTCCTGGCCAGCAGGATGGGACACTCCGCTGTCAAAGCCCTCATCAGAGGCGAAGGCGGTGTTGCTCTCGGTATCATCAATGACAAGATCACCTACACTCCATTTTTGGATGCCATAAGCAAAAATAAAACACTGAATAAAGACCTTGTTAAAATGGCGGAGATCCTCGCACTCTGA
- the ltrA gene encoding group II intron reverse transcriptase/maturase: MEVRVNQSIPIERQWVTQAYLKLRKGGKAVGVDEETWKAFEKKLSSNLHSIWSRLASGSYHPSAVREVEIPKKDGTKRKLGIPTIRDRISQQVVKEYMESRIDGIFHQDSYGYRPLKSAHQALQTVIKNCYQYDWVIDMDISKFFDEIDHEIMLKAVAHVMPEKWVLMYVKRWLEMPIQDKDGSIRNKEGKGTPQGGVISPLLANLYLHFTLDKWFDKNHPDVRFVRYADDVVVHCKSERQAQHILTQIKQRLGEVKLSIKESKTKIAYCKDYRRKANHEHVTFDFLGFSFKPSKMIMKDKQILLGFLGDISKSSKKKIMEEFRINKAMKHTDLEIQDIAARINSKLIGWTNYYGLFTKRGLNTCFYNFNKRILKWIRKKYKTGSKEALNMYEMIRKEKPELFYHWSKGYC, encoded by the coding sequence ATGGAAGTAAGAGTAAACCAAAGCATACCAATCGAACGTCAGTGGGTTACGCAGGCATATTTAAAGCTGCGTAAGGGCGGGAAAGCCGTTGGAGTAGATGAAGAAACTTGGAAGGCATTCGAAAAGAAGTTAAGTAGTAATCTCCATAGTATATGGAGCCGACTGGCTTCAGGAAGCTACCATCCAAGTGCAGTTAGAGAAGTAGAAATCCCAAAGAAAGACGGAACGAAGCGCAAGTTGGGTATTCCTACAATACGAGACAGAATCAGTCAACAAGTAGTGAAGGAATATATGGAAAGTCGCATAGATGGAATTTTTCACCAAGATAGTTATGGTTATCGCCCATTAAAGAGCGCACATCAAGCATTACAAACAGTAATTAAGAATTGCTATCAATATGATTGGGTGATAGACATGGATATCAGTAAATTCTTCGATGAGATAGACCATGAAATCATGCTAAAGGCAGTAGCACATGTTATGCCTGAGAAATGGGTATTGATGTATGTTAAAAGATGGTTAGAAATGCCAATCCAAGACAAAGATGGAAGTATAAGGAATAAGGAAGGCAAAGGCACTCCACAAGGCGGAGTTATAAGCCCTTTATTAGCAAACTTATATCTGCACTTTACATTAGATAAATGGTTTGACAAAAACCATCCTGATGTAAGATTTGTAAGATATGCGGATGATGTAGTAGTCCACTGTAAAAGTGAACGACAAGCACAACATATACTTACACAAATCAAGCAACGTCTCGGAGAAGTGAAACTAAGCATCAAAGAAAGCAAAACAAAGATAGCCTATTGCAAAGATTATCGACGGAAAGCAAACCATGAACATGTAACATTTGATTTTCTGGGCTTTAGCTTTAAACCTTCCAAGATGATAATGAAAGACAAACAAATCTTGTTAGGATTCTTAGGAGACATCAGCAAAAGCAGTAAGAAAAAGATAATGGAAGAGTTTCGAATTAATAAAGCGATGAAACATACTGATTTAGAAATACAGGACATTGCAGCAAGAATAAATAGCAAATTGATTGGATGGACAAATTATTATGGTCTCTTCACAAAACGTGGACTAAACACCTGCTTTTATAATTTTAATAAACGGATATTGAAGTGGATTAGAAAGAAGTATAAAACAGGGTCAAAAGAAGCGTTGAACATGTATGAAATGATAAGAAAAGAAAAGCCAGAGCTTTTCTATCATTGGTCAAAAGGGTATTGTTGA
- a CDS encoding 3-hydroxybutyryl-CoA dehydrogenase gives MQKVAVIGAGTMGNGIAQVFAMHHYDVILCDVSAAALANAMKIIEENLHRMARKELIQTDTIPKVLSKIQTTESVELAVKGADLVIEAASENPSVKAGIFHKLDTFAPESCILATNTSSISITKLAAETKRPNKVIGMHFMNPVPVMKLVEVIRGYATSDEVCNAVMEMSGKLGKIPVEVNDYPGFVANRILMPMINEAIYTLYEGVAGVSEIDNVMKLGMAHPMGPLALADFIGLDVCQSILGIMYEGFGNPKYAPCPLLVNMVTAGKLGKKTGEGFYTYSTGLKESIVSAKFLKAH, from the coding sequence ATTCAAAAGGTTGCAGTAATAGGAGCAGGTACTATGGGAAATGGGATTGCGCAGGTATTTGCTATGCACCATTATGATGTTATCCTTTGTGATGTGTCGGCAGCTGCATTGGCCAATGCTATGAAAATCATAGAAGAAAATCTGCATCGGATGGCCAGAAAAGAGCTGATACAGACAGATACCATACCAAAAGTCCTCAGTAAAATCCAAACCACAGAGTCCGTAGAATTGGCTGTAAAAGGTGCAGATTTAGTCATCGAAGCGGCGTCAGAAAATCCTTCTGTCAAAGCCGGAATATTCCATAAGCTTGATACTTTTGCTCCTGAATCCTGCATCCTGGCGACCAATACATCTTCTATTTCAATCACAAAACTGGCCGCTGAAACAAAAAGACCAAATAAAGTAATAGGAATGCATTTTATGAACCCAGTGCCTGTGATGAAATTAGTGGAAGTGATCAGAGGTTATGCGACTTCGGATGAAGTTTGTAATGCCGTGATGGAAATGTCCGGAAAATTGGGTAAGATACCTGTTGAAGTAAATGATTACCCGGGTTTTGTAGCCAATAGAATACTGATGCCTATGATCAATGAAGCCATCTATACATTGTATGAAGGAGTGGCAGGTGTATCTGAGATTGACAACGTCATGAAACTGGGTATGGCACACCCGATGGGGCCATTAGCACTTGCAGATTTTATAGGGCTTGATGTATGTCAGTCCATATTGGGTATCATGTATGAGGGATTTGGCAATCCCAAGTATGCACCATGCCCTTTATTGGTCAATATGGTGACTGCCGGCAAACTGGGTAAAAAGACTGGTGAGGGGTTTTATACTTATAGCACAGGTCTGAAAGAGTCAATAGTCTCGGCGAAGTTTTTGAAAGCTCATTGA